From Roseburia hominis, the proteins below share one genomic window:
- a CDS encoding glycoside hydrolase family 3 N-terminal domain-containing protein, protein MMQQSRNLQKRSFSHNGTLCDGASVRELAHSALARRLAAEGIVLLKNEELLPLHISMPVALLGNGASKTVKGGIGSGDVNNRENISIYQGLREAGISLVSEGWLKDYDERYAIAREEWKEKILEDAKSVENPFDAYAANPFVLPEGRVVTEEDIEGAKAAIYVISRVSGEGKDRRLTAGDYYLSARERDDILTIDQKKIPIVLILNAGGPIELTDILKEAGNIKAVLSISQPGQEGGRAVADVLLGKTAPAGKLTATWAKRYEDYPYAKSYSHLNGNLEREEYQEGIYVGYRYFDSFRVQPLYPFGYGLSYTSFEMTFENLKVRENNVEMDILVRNTGEKYAAKEVVQVYAALPQNGEEREYHRLVGFAKTKLLEPREAQIVTVTIEQKQFAGFSEQKQAWYMEAGLHELWIGSHSAALKIAAVLYVPKQVIIERTHAVCPVQTEYAELSISQADRAKWSGLSEKQEVPRYLFEPKEWNETFVYAFDAEKKRKTEATISSVSELPIRKLIPLLYGNITQGTSTLGSAGVRVPGSAGETTEALEEEYGIPSLIMADGPAGLRLRQSYEVDKKSDSVYGVGVLGSLENGFLEPTGHHEDADTYYQYCTAFPVGTALAQTWDRELMKEFGAAIAAEMEELHIDLWLAPGMNIQRNPLCGRNFEYYSEDPLLSGAMAAAVTAGVQSRKGCGVTIKHFACNNQEDNRMGVDVRISEKALREIYLRGFEIAVKESAPMAVMSAYNRINGVHAANSRDLCTVVLRDEWGFDGVVMSDWNTTIPEDGSIPWKCAVAGNDIIMPGNFKDREAICEAYEQGRLSEEEIRNCAGHIMALMRKLNK, encoded by the coding sequence ATGATGCAGCAAAGCAGAAATCTCCAAAAAAGAAGTTTCAGTCACAACGGAACACTGTGCGATGGCGCCTCGGTAAGAGAGCTGGCACATAGTGCTTTGGCAAGAAGGCTGGCGGCAGAAGGAATTGTTCTTTTGAAAAATGAAGAGCTTCTGCCTCTTCACATATCTATGCCGGTCGCACTGCTTGGAAATGGAGCGTCGAAAACAGTCAAGGGAGGAATCGGTTCCGGTGATGTGAATAATCGAGAGAATATTTCTATTTATCAGGGACTTAGAGAAGCAGGAATTTCCCTTGTGAGTGAAGGCTGGCTGAAGGATTACGATGAGCGATATGCCATCGCCAGAGAAGAATGGAAAGAAAAAATACTGGAAGATGCAAAAAGTGTCGAGAACCCCTTCGATGCATATGCGGCCAACCCATTCGTACTTCCGGAGGGACGCGTGGTTACTGAGGAGGACATAGAAGGAGCAAAGGCTGCTATTTATGTGATCAGCCGCGTCTCCGGGGAAGGGAAGGACCGGCGCCTGACTGCGGGCGACTATTACTTAAGTGCACGAGAAAGGGATGATATTCTGACGATTGACCAGAAGAAGATTCCTATCGTATTGATTCTGAATGCGGGCGGTCCGATCGAGCTGACGGATATATTAAAAGAAGCCGGAAATATTAAAGCGGTTCTTAGCATTTCACAGCCCGGCCAGGAAGGGGGACGCGCGGTTGCAGATGTGCTGCTTGGCAAGACTGCACCTGCGGGGAAACTGACCGCGACCTGGGCGAAGCGTTATGAGGACTATCCTTATGCAAAATCATATAGCCATCTGAACGGTAATCTGGAGAGGGAAGAATACCAAGAGGGAATCTATGTGGGCTACCGGTATTTCGACAGCTTCCGTGTTCAGCCGTTATATCCGTTTGGGTATGGACTTTCCTATACCTCGTTTGAAATGACGTTTGAGAACCTTAAGGTCAGGGAAAATAATGTGGAGATGGACATTCTGGTAAGGAATACCGGAGAGAAATATGCCGCGAAAGAAGTGGTCCAGGTTTATGCTGCATTGCCGCAAAATGGGGAAGAAAGAGAATATCACAGACTGGTCGGATTTGCGAAGACGAAGCTTTTAGAGCCTCGGGAGGCGCAGATTGTCACAGTTACCATAGAACAGAAGCAGTTTGCCGGTTTCTCCGAGCAGAAGCAGGCGTGGTATATGGAGGCTGGACTACATGAACTATGGATTGGGAGCCATTCGGCAGCTCTTAAGATAGCGGCTGTACTTTATGTGCCAAAGCAGGTGATCATAGAACGAACACATGCGGTATGTCCGGTGCAGACGGAATATGCAGAGCTTAGTATATCGCAGGCAGACAGGGCAAAGTGGTCTGGTCTGAGCGAAAAGCAGGAAGTACCCCGATATCTGTTTGAGCCAAAGGAATGGAATGAAACCTTCGTATATGCATTTGATGCAGAGAAAAAGAGAAAAACAGAAGCCACGATCTCTTCTGTTTCGGAACTTCCTATCAGAAAATTGATACCGCTCCTTTATGGAAATATCACCCAGGGAACGAGTACGCTTGGGTCTGCCGGAGTGCGCGTGCCGGGGTCTGCCGGTGAGACAACAGAGGCGTTGGAAGAGGAATACGGGATTCCGTCTCTGATTATGGCGGACGGACCTGCCGGTCTGAGACTCAGGCAAAGCTATGAGGTGGATAAAAAGAGTGATTCGGTCTATGGAGTCGGTGTTTTGGGAAGTCTGGAAAATGGATTCCTGGAGCCGACAGGGCACCATGAAGATGCAGATACCTATTATCAATACTGTACGGCATTTCCGGTAGGAACTGCACTGGCACAGACATGGGACAGAGAATTAATGAAAGAGTTTGGCGCGGCAATCGCGGCAGAGATGGAAGAATTACACATAGACCTATGGCTGGCTCCGGGAATGAATATTCAGCGGAATCCATTGTGCGGTCGTAATTTTGAATACTATTCCGAAGATCCGCTGCTGTCCGGAGCTATGGCGGCAGCGGTAACGGCTGGTGTGCAGAGCAGGAAGGGGTGCGGAGTAACGATCAAGCATTTTGCCTGCAACAACCAGGAGGATAACCGTATGGGTGTGGACGTTCGGATTTCTGAAAAAGCGCTCAGGGAGATTTATCTTCGCGGATTTGAGATTGCGGTTAAGGAAAGTGCTCCGATGGCGGTTATGTCAGCATATAATAGGATTAATGGGGTCCATGCGGCGAACAGCAGGGATTTATGTACGGTTGTGCTGCGCGATGAGTGGGGATTTGACGGTGTAGTTATGTCCGATTGGAATACGACGATTCCGGAAGATGGAAGTATACCATGGAAGTGTGCCGTGGCCGGAAATGATATTATTATGCCGGGAAATTTCAAAGACCGGGAAGCTATTTGTGAAGCATATGAACAGGGAAGGCTCTCGGAAGAAGAAATCAGAAACTGTGCGGGACATATTATGGCACTTATGCGAAAATTAAATAAATAG
- a CDS encoding carbohydrate ABC transporter permease, giving the protein MKSKKPNALRSVIAHIVLIILSFMCLFFFYILIINATRSHADLQKGFSALPGKYFLTNLMKVANDGTFPMFRGILNSLVVSGSSAAICTYFSSLTAYGLYAYDFKLKKVAFTFIMAILVMPTQVTAMGFLRLVTNMGMYDSLLPLIIPSIASPAVFYFMYSYLQSSLPLSLVEAARIDGCGEFRIFNQIVLPIMKPAIAVQAIFTFVGSWNNYFVPALVIQSKEKMTVPILIATLRGADYMNFDSAKIYMMIMVAIVPIILIYLLLSKYIIAGVTLGGVKE; this is encoded by the coding sequence ATGAAGTCAAAGAAACCAAATGCTTTAAGGAGTGTTATTGCGCATATCGTACTGATTATTTTATCATTTATGTGCCTGTTCTTCTTCTATATTTTGATTATCAATGCAACCCGTTCACATGCAGATCTGCAGAAAGGGTTTTCAGCGTTGCCTGGAAAATATTTTCTGACGAACTTAATGAAGGTTGCCAATGACGGTACATTCCCAATGTTCAGGGGTATCTTAAACAGCCTGGTCGTATCAGGAAGTTCTGCTGCGATATGTACTTATTTTTCATCACTTACAGCTTACGGACTCTACGCTTATGATTTTAAGCTGAAGAAGGTAGCGTTTACATTTATCATGGCGATCCTGGTAATGCCGACACAGGTTACTGCAATGGGTTTTTTGCGGTTAGTAACCAATATGGGAATGTATGATTCCCTGCTTCCGCTTATTATACCGTCAATTGCATCTCCGGCTGTATTCTATTTTATGTACAGCTATCTGCAGTCTTCTCTTCCGCTGTCGCTGGTCGAGGCGGCAAGAATTGACGGATGCGGAGAGTTCCGTATCTTTAACCAGATCGTACTGCCGATTATGAAGCCGGCGATCGCGGTACAGGCTATCTTTACTTTCGTTGGTTCATGGAATAACTACTTTGTTCCTGCGTTAGTCATTCAGTCAAAAGAAAAGATGACGGTGCCGATTCTGATCGCGACGCTTCGTGGTGCAGACTATATGAACTTTGATAGTGCAAAAATTTACATGATGATCATGGTAGCAATTGTACCGATTATTCTTATTTATCTGCTTCTCTCAAAATATATTATTGCAGGAGTCACCCTTGGCGGTGTAAAGGAATAA
- a CDS encoding sugar ABC transporter permease, translating to MRKKRKSISYAKWGYIFIVPFFLCYFIFSLIPLVDTIRYSFFEYYRSGIKEIGPTFIGMQNYTSLLQSDMLKYGANTLILWVIGFIPQILIALLLAVWFTDVRLKIRGQQFFKVVIYLPNLIMASAFAMLFFTIFSTNGPVNSILMSAGIITERIDFMGSVFGTRSLIGFMNFLMWFGNTTIMLMAAIMGISIDVFEAAEIDGCSGFKRFFYIILPLIRPILAYTLITAIIGGLQMFDVPQILTNGQGSPDRTSMTLIMFLNSHLKSKNYGMAGALSVYLFIVSGILCFFVYKMTNDDDPDGSKRAAKKRAKEERRRRK from the coding sequence ATGAGGAAAAAACGTAAAAGTATCAGTTATGCAAAGTGGGGATATATTTTTATTGTGCCCTTCTTCTTATGTTATTTCATTTTCTCTTTGATTCCTTTGGTGGATACGATACGCTATAGTTTTTTTGAATATTATCGTTCGGGTATTAAAGAGATCGGACCCACCTTTATTGGAATGCAAAATTATACGAGTCTTCTTCAGTCGGATATGCTGAAATACGGAGCAAATACTTTGATTCTTTGGGTAATAGGTTTTATTCCCCAGATCCTCATCGCGCTTCTTCTGGCGGTTTGGTTTACGGATGTCCGTCTGAAGATTCGTGGGCAGCAGTTTTTTAAGGTAGTGATCTATCTGCCGAACCTGATCATGGCATCGGCATTTGCGATGTTGTTCTTTACTATTTTTTCAACGAATGGTCCTGTGAACTCGATTTTGATGTCCGCTGGGATTATTACGGAGCGGATCGACTTTATGGGCTCTGTGTTTGGAACGAGATCGCTGATCGGTTTCATGAATTTTCTGATGTGGTTTGGTAATACGACCATTATGCTGATGGCGGCGATCATGGGAATCAGTATTGATGTATTTGAGGCGGCTGAAATAGACGGCTGCTCCGGGTTCAAGAGATTCTTCTATATCATACTTCCGCTGATACGTCCAATTCTTGCATATACATTGATTACTGCAATCATCGGCGGATTACAGATGTTTGACGTTCCGCAGATTTTGACGAATGGACAGGGAAGTCCAGACCGGACGTCTATGACTTTGATCATGTTCCTGAACAGCCATTTGAAGAGCAAAAACTATGGTATGGCCGGAGCATTATCCGTTTACTTATTCATCGTCAGCGGTATTTTGTGTTTCTTTGTATATAAGATGACGAACGATGATGACCCGGATGGATCTAAGAGAGCTGCTAAGAAACGGGCAAAAGAAGAAAGAAGAAGGAGGAAATAG
- a CDS encoding ABC transporter substrate-binding protein yields the protein MKKKVVSVLLIASMCIGALAGCGGAPKSEGGTDGAEEGKVINIYSWNDEFRERLEAVYQEVEKTSADGTVTTLKDGTEIHWIINPNQDGVYQQKLDEALLKQADASADDKVDIFLSETDYVNKYTDAEADVAMPLKDIGIDPDKDMADQYDFTRTTASDMNGVQRGSTWQCCPGLLVYRRDIAMDVFGTDDPAVIGEKVKDWDVMKTTAEELKAKGYYTFASYADTFRLYGNSIEDSWVKQGETTLKVDQKIIDWVKNSKEWLDAGYLDKTVKGQWNDDWNKSMGSASKVFAFLFPAWGIDFTLKPNWDGAEGAWAVTNPPQEYNWGGSYVHACTGTDNPEHVKDIILAVTANKDNLLKISKEYSDFTNTTSGMQEAAKDNSYASAFLNGQNAFEYFAPVAENIKIAPLSAYDQGCVELIQNAFSDYLQGKVDYEKAKTNFETAIKERYPDISEVQWPE from the coding sequence ATGAAGAAGAAAGTAGTTTCCGTTTTGCTTATTGCAAGTATGTGTATTGGCGCTCTGGCTGGCTGCGGAGGTGCGCCTAAGTCGGAGGGAGGAACAGACGGCGCAGAAGAAGGGAAGGTCATTAATATTTATTCATGGAACGATGAATTCCGCGAGCGTCTGGAAGCAGTTTACCAGGAGGTTGAGAAGACGTCCGCTGATGGAACAGTAACTACACTGAAGGATGGAACGGAAATCCATTGGATCATCAACCCCAATCAGGACGGAGTGTATCAGCAGAAGTTGGATGAAGCATTGCTGAAGCAGGCAGATGCATCTGCAGATGATAAGGTAGATATTTTCCTGTCAGAAACAGATTATGTAAATAAATATACAGATGCGGAAGCTGATGTGGCAATGCCGCTTAAAGACATTGGTATTGATCCGGATAAGGACATGGCAGACCAGTACGACTTTACGAGGACAACCGCTTCTGATATGAATGGCGTTCAGAGGGGTTCGACCTGGCAGTGCTGTCCGGGACTTCTGGTATATCGTCGTGATATTGCAATGGATGTATTTGGTACGGACGATCCGGCAGTAATCGGCGAGAAAGTAAAAGATTGGGACGTTATGAAGACGACGGCGGAGGAACTGAAGGCAAAAGGATATTATACATTTGCTTCTTATGCCGATACCTTCCGTCTGTATGGAAACAGTATTGAAGATTCATGGGTAAAACAAGGAGAGACAACACTCAAGGTTGACCAGAAGATCATCGACTGGGTAAAGAATTCCAAGGAATGGCTGGATGCGGGGTACCTGGATAAGACGGTGAAGGGCCAGTGGAATGATGACTGGAACAAGTCGATGGGCTCTGCGTCTAAAGTATTTGCCTTTTTGTTCCCGGCATGGGGAATTGACTTTACACTGAAGCCGAACTGGGACGGAGCAGAAGGCGCATGGGCAGTTACAAATCCTCCGCAGGAATATAACTGGGGCGGTTCTTATGTACATGCATGTACCGGTACGGATAATCCGGAGCATGTAAAGGATATTATCCTTGCAGTTACGGCAAACAAGGACAATCTGTTAAAGATTTCAAAGGAATACTCGGATTTTACAAATACAACAAGCGGTATGCAGGAAGCTGCAAAGGATAATTCTTATGCGTCTGCATTCCTGAACGGACAGAATGCGTTTGAATATTTTGCGCCGGTTGCGGAGAATATTAAAATCGCACCGCTTTCTGCTTACGATCAGGGTTGTGTCGAACTGATCCAGAATGCCTTCAGCGACTATCTGCAGGGAAAGGTAGATTACGAAAAGGCAAAGACGAACTTTGAGACAGCAATTAAAGAACGTTATCCGGATATCTCTGAGGTTCAGTGGCCGGAATAA
- a CDS encoding DDE-type integrase/transposase/recombinase, whose protein sequence is MDIIQYLLSVIQYLYQQNCWLINFICKYIPLKQWAFDDSHSPKYQKFKTDELPRIGYRQDEWDWQLLIPYFEHRYHKMIRPVARRKVCDISEECKCPACNAPQPFLYRNNGKKGQIKCKVCDTKFSPDENRFSKQYTLRCPHCSNALVHKKDRKHFIIHKCVNPKCPYYLHNLKKVDKAHLEKDYGKNEYKLHYIYREFTIDFFKMDLNSLPKNASSLKFSKFDSHVMSLCLTLHVNLSLSLRKTSQALKDLYNIQISHQQIANYCKTAAICIKPFVDNYDYDTGDTFTADETYIKIRGIKTYIWFIMDAAKRSIIGYRVSDNRGVGPCIMAMRMAFRHLKELPKNFRFIADGYSAYPLAAQQFFHEFGDAFKFNITQVIGLTNDDAVSKEFRPFKQMIERLNRTYKASYRKTNGFDNIDGANYDLALWVAYYNFLRPHKHNNYHVLNEVDMLKGADNMPGKWQLLIFLGQQTILNLQKSGTA, encoded by the coding sequence ATGGACATTATACAATACCTACTCTCTGTAATTCAATATCTTTACCAACAAAACTGCTGGTTAATTAACTTTATCTGCAAATATATTCCTCTCAAACAATGGGCTTTTGATGATTCCCACTCTCCTAAATACCAGAAGTTCAAAACAGACGAACTCCCCCGCATCGGCTACCGACAGGATGAATGGGACTGGCAGCTCCTGATCCCTTACTTTGAACACAGATATCACAAAATGATCAGGCCTGTTGCACGCCGTAAGGTATGCGATATCTCCGAAGAATGCAAGTGTCCGGCCTGTAATGCCCCACAGCCTTTTCTCTACCGTAATAACGGTAAGAAAGGGCAAATCAAATGCAAGGTCTGCGATACTAAGTTTTCTCCCGATGAGAACCGCTTTTCAAAGCAGTATACTCTGCGTTGTCCTCACTGCAGCAATGCTCTGGTTCACAAGAAAGACCGAAAACACTTTATCATTCACAAATGTGTGAACCCGAAGTGCCCCTACTATCTCCATAACCTGAAGAAAGTTGATAAAGCTCATCTCGAAAAAGATTATGGCAAGAACGAATATAAGCTCCATTATATCTACCGTGAGTTTACGATAGATTTCTTTAAGATGGACTTAAATTCCCTTCCGAAAAACGCCTCTTCCCTGAAATTCAGCAAGTTTGATTCTCATGTCATGTCCTTGTGCCTGACACTTCACGTGAACCTCAGCCTTTCCCTCAGAAAGACCTCCCAGGCTCTCAAAGACCTGTATAACATCCAGATCTCCCACCAACAGATCGCCAACTACTGCAAGACAGCCGCCATCTGTATCAAACCTTTTGTAGACAACTACGATTATGATACCGGTGATACCTTTACCGCTGATGAGACCTACATCAAAATCCGCGGGATCAAGACCTATATCTGGTTCATCATGGACGCCGCCAAACGTTCCATTATCGGCTACCGGGTGTCTGATAACCGTGGTGTCGGCCCCTGCATCATGGCGATGCGCATGGCCTTCCGACACTTAAAAGAACTTCCCAAAAACTTCCGTTTTATTGCTGATGGTTACAGTGCCTATCCCTTAGCAGCACAGCAGTTCTTCCATGAATTCGGTGATGCTTTTAAATTCAACATCACTCAGGTGATTGGACTTACCAACGACGATGCTGTTTCCAAAGAGTTCCGGCCATTCAAACAGATGATCGAGCGGCTCAACCGCACATACAAAGCATCCTACCGGAAAACAAACGGATTTGACAACATCGACGGCGCCAACTATGACCTGGCTTTATGGGTTGCTTATTATAACTTTCTCCGTCCTCACAAGCACAACAACTATCATGTACTTAACGAAGTGGATATGCTGAAAGGCGCGGACAATATGCCGGGAAAATGGCAACTCCTTATCTTCCTCGGTCAGCAGACAATCCTGAATCTCCAAAAATCGGGAACTGCATAA
- a CDS encoding cellobiose phosphorylase, producing the protein MKYLQFVDKHGSFTMENPDNISYLYFPLASEAGLKSAVTPNLGGDAKLNQDCFLLEPVSSENLHSNRAVRNFWCTVDGIGAYSAAGTSPEQESLKFSEIQDKSQVTAGFMWHTLERTSRVFQLRSAVTSFIPRDDNVEIMHIVIQNLSDAPMKLTPYAAVPIYGRSADNLRDHRHVTSLLHRIQTTKNGVLVCPTMSFDERGHQQNDHIYYVLGYTAKGIAPESFFPTVESFIGEGGTYTRPRAVYEQLDGCPPFSTTAGKEAMGAFRFGKIELSPGERAEYMILLGTETSEAKIQNTFAKYDSVNKVLIKLDQTKSYWRDTVNVGFHTQDPNFDCLMKWVGFQPFLRRLFGCSFLPHHDYGRGGRGWRDLWQDCLSLLLMNPQNVGEMIAQNYGGVRIDGTNATIIGEGDGNFIADRNGIARVWMDHALWPLITTKLYIDQTGDVDILNRHITYFKDNQTMRGTQRDTLWTEEYGNRQRTSDNSLYTGSILEHLLIQHLTAFYEVGEHNIYRLRGADWNDALDMAAERGESVAFTCAYAGNMMELANLILLLENHCPNQTVELMEEIEILLQTDPECFDNISQKQKILSDYTKRCNHNISGRRKHFSLFALATNLIQKATWLTEYIRTQEWIEGDLGEGWFNSYYDNHGRAVEGMFPDHVRMMLTGQVFAIMGYVATDTQIRKITKSADHYLYHPQIGGYCLNTDFHELKFDMGRMFGFAYGEKENGAVFSHMAVMYANALYRRGFAKEGWKALKALAGTALDFDTSRIYPGIPEYFRSDGRGMYHYLTGAASWYLLTMITEVFGVRGASGDLIFHPKLLAEQFTPDGTASISATFAGKQLDITYINKSRKDYGEYTVMSASCEDTELTIAENSYAVLPRETLCRLPGRTHRVMITLI; encoded by the coding sequence TTGAAATATTTACAGTTTGTTGACAAACATGGCAGTTTTACAATGGAAAATCCAGATAATATCAGTTATCTCTATTTTCCTCTTGCTTCAGAGGCTGGATTAAAAAGTGCTGTCACTCCAAATCTTGGAGGCGACGCTAAGCTAAATCAGGACTGCTTCCTATTAGAGCCTGTAAGCTCTGAAAACCTGCATAGCAACCGTGCCGTCCGTAACTTCTGGTGTACGGTCGACGGAATCGGCGCCTATTCTGCTGCAGGGACTTCCCCGGAACAAGAATCACTAAAGTTTTCCGAGATTCAGGATAAAAGCCAGGTAACCGCTGGATTTATGTGGCATACATTAGAACGAACTTCCAGGGTTTTTCAGCTTCGCTCCGCCGTGACCTCCTTCATTCCCAGGGATGACAATGTAGAGATCATGCACATTGTGATTCAGAATCTTTCCGATGCTCCCATGAAACTGACCCCTTACGCCGCCGTTCCTATTTACGGCAGGAGTGCAGATAATCTGCGGGATCACCGGCATGTAACTTCTCTCCTGCACCGGATTCAAACCACTAAGAACGGAGTCCTGGTATGTCCTACCATGTCTTTTGATGAACGAGGGCATCAGCAAAACGACCACATATATTATGTGTTGGGATATACGGCCAAAGGGATAGCTCCTGAGAGTTTTTTCCCAACCGTAGAATCTTTTATCGGAGAAGGCGGAACTTACACACGCCCTCGGGCTGTATATGAACAGTTAGATGGCTGCCCGCCGTTTAGCACCACTGCCGGCAAAGAAGCGATGGGGGCTTTCCGCTTCGGAAAAATCGAACTTTCCCCCGGTGAGAGGGCCGAATACATGATCCTTCTCGGTACAGAAACCAGTGAAGCAAAGATTCAGAATACTTTCGCCAAATATGACTCCGTAAATAAGGTACTTATCAAATTAGACCAGACGAAATCGTATTGGAGAGATACCGTAAATGTAGGTTTTCACACACAGGACCCAAACTTTGACTGCCTGATGAAATGGGTCGGCTTCCAGCCGTTTCTCCGGCGGCTATTCGGCTGTTCTTTCCTGCCGCACCATGATTACGGGCGCGGCGGACGTGGCTGGCGGGACCTCTGGCAGGACTGTCTCTCGCTTCTTTTGATGAATCCGCAAAATGTCGGTGAAATGATTGCCCAAAATTATGGCGGTGTACGCATCGACGGCACCAACGCCACAATTATCGGAGAGGGCGACGGAAATTTTATCGCAGATCGAAACGGGATTGCCCGTGTATGGATGGATCACGCACTTTGGCCTCTGATAACGACCAAGCTCTATATCGACCAGACCGGGGACGTAGATATCTTAAACCGGCACATTACTTATTTTAAAGATAATCAGACCATGCGCGGGACGCAGAGAGATACACTCTGGACTGAAGAATACGGAAATCGGCAGCGGACGAGTGATAATTCTCTCTATACCGGAAGTATTCTGGAACATCTCTTAATCCAGCATCTTACCGCTTTTTACGAGGTCGGCGAGCATAATATTTACCGCCTGCGCGGTGCAGACTGGAACGATGCTCTGGATATGGCTGCTGAGAGGGGAGAAAGCGTAGCGTTCACCTGCGCATATGCCGGTAATATGATGGAACTGGCAAACCTGATTCTGCTTTTGGAAAACCACTGTCCAAATCAAACGGTTGAACTGATGGAAGAGATCGAGATCCTGCTTCAAACTGACCCGGAATGTTTTGATAACATTTCCCAAAAGCAGAAAATACTCAGTGATTACACAAAACGATGTAACCATAATATCAGCGGAAGACGCAAGCATTTTTCTCTTTTTGCTCTGGCCACAAATCTGATTCAGAAGGCCACCTGGTTGACTGAATATATAAGAACTCAGGAATGGATTGAGGGAGATTTAGGCGAAGGGTGGTTCAACAGCTACTACGACAACCACGGGCGTGCTGTGGAAGGAATGTTTCCTGACCATGTCCGCATGATGTTGACCGGACAGGTGTTTGCTATTATGGGGTACGTCGCTACCGATACGCAGATTCGTAAAATAACCAAAAGTGCGGACCACTATCTTTATCATCCGCAAATCGGCGGCTACTGTCTGAACACAGATTTTCATGAATTAAAATTTGATATGGGACGTATGTTTGGATTTGCTTACGGCGAAAAAGAAAATGGCGCCGTTTTCTCTCATATGGCCGTAATGTATGCCAACGCGCTTTACCGCCGCGGTTTTGCAAAAGAGGGATGGAAGGCTTTAAAGGCACTTGCAGGCACTGCTCTTGATTTCGACACCAGTCGTATATATCCCGGTATTCCGGAATATTTCCGTTCTGACGGACGTGGAATGTATCACTATCTGACGGGTGCTGCCAGCTGGTATCTTTTGACCATGATCACGGAAGTATTTGGCGTGCGCGGTGCATCCGGAGACCTTATTTTCCATCCAAAACTGCTTGCCGAACAATTTACCCCCGATGGAACAGCCTCAATCTCAGCCACATTCGCCGGAAAGCAACTGGATATCACATATATAAATAAAAGTAGAAAAGATTACGGAGAGTACACCGTTATGTCTGCATCCTGCGAAGACACTGAACTTACCATCGCAGAAAATTCTTACGCTGTACTGCCGCGAGAGACTCTCTGCCGTCTTCCGGGCAGGACCCATCGGGTAATGATAACGCTGATTTAA